One part of the Rutidosis leptorrhynchoides isolate AG116_Rl617_1_P2 chromosome 1, CSIRO_AGI_Rlap_v1, whole genome shotgun sequence genome encodes these proteins:
- the LOC139900517 gene encoding uncharacterized protein — protein sequence MVISGRANQRRKIELLEEWENAPIIFPTIAQEPSDAPITIKGRVKVRGYIIKRLHIDNGCGIDIMYEHCFRLLPGMVRAKLIAPSTALSWFSGESAWPIAIIELELELVDDDNKELLAAIPSTVHGLIKFPTPLGIVTIRSKTQDASVAAVEQAEKQPNEEEQLRSCMIIANPQYPNQKIKIDGGLSDETKFKLRNILASNTDVFAWKEADMTSVPREIDEHKLNANPSLTPVRQKKRGMAPERSEWLKAEVDKLVKANILREV from the exons ATGGTCATCAGTGGACGAGCAAATCAGCGACGCAAAATAGAATTGTTAGAGGAATGGGAAAACGCTCCCATCATATTCCCGACGATAGCGCAAGAACCATCAGATGCGCCCATCACAATTAAAGGGCGCGTTAAAGTCCGTGGGTACATCATAAAACGATTGCACATAGATAATGGTTGCGGCATCGATATAATGTATGAACATTGTTTTCGGTTGCTGCCAGGAATGGTACGGGCAAAACTAATAGCTCCTAGCACCGCATTATCATGGTTTTCTGGGGAATCCGCATGGCCAATTGCGATCATTGAGTTGGAATTAGAACTAGTAGATGATGATAATAAGGAGTTA TTGGCAGCCATTCCTTCCACGGTGCATGGTCTTATAAAATTCCCAACTCCATTGGGAATCGTGACGATAAGGTCAAAAACACAGGACGCAAGTGTTGCTGCTGTAGAACAAGCTGAAAAACAGCCAAATGAAGAGGAGCAGCTGCGGAGCTGCATGATCATCGCAAATCCGCAGTATCCGAACCAAAAAATCAAGATCGATGGAGGATTGTCTGATGAAACAAAGTTTAAACTACGTAACATACTAGCTTCTAACACAGACGTCTTTGCATGGAAAGAAGCAGATATGACCAGTGTGCCAAGGGAAATAGATGAACATAAGCTTAATGCAAACCCAAGTCTAACGCCAGTACGCCAAAAGAAACGTGGTATGGCTCCAGAAAGAAGCGAATGGTTAAAGGCAGAAGTCGACAAACTGGTTAAAGCAAACATATTGCGAGAAGTGTAG
- the LOC139900529 gene encoding uncharacterized protein: MTTPIAGETLILYLAASKEAISSVLIANRGQVQMPVYFVSKALTESKLNYPAIEKLVYALVHTARQTNRAGSVLYIPENSGRMAKWAIELGEHEISFTPISAMKGHVLAYYLTETARDIEISHESKEIPPPPKQLWKMHTDGKCGLEGAEAGIVLKSPEGEEYTFALRFSFPVTNNEAEYEALLSGMCVAIYLEVKELSVSRTLNKKADALSKLTALTFSHIKN; encoded by the exons ATGACTACGCCGATTGCAGGAGAGACATTAATACTTTACTTAGCGGCATCAAAAGAAGCGATAAGTTCAGTATTGATAGCAAACAGGGGGCAG GTACAAATGCCtgtgtattttgttagtaaagcctTAACAGAAAGCAAATTAAATTACCCTGCCATCGAAAAACTTGTTTATGCGCTTGTGCATACGGCCAGACAAACCAATAGAGCAGGTTcg GTGCTATACATACCAGAAAATTCtggtcgcatggccaaatgggctattgaattaGGTGAGCACGAGATAAGTTTCACACCAATAAGTGCGATGAAAGGGCATGTCCTAGCATATTATCTGACTGAAACAGCCAGAGATATTGAAATCTCACACgaatcaaaagaaataccacctccACCCAAACAGTTGTGGAAAATGCACACAGATGGGAAGTGTGGTCTAGAAGGCGCAGAGGCGGGAATAGTCCTGAAAAGTCCAGAAGGAGAGGAGTATACCTTCGCGCTGCGTTTTAGCTTCCCGGTAACAAATAATGAGGCTGAGTATGAAGCATTACTATCTGGAATGTGCGTAGCAATATACTTGGAAGTAAAAGAGTTGTCG GTTTCAAGAACGTTGAATAAAAAGGCGGATGCGCTTAGTAAGTTGACTGCTTTAACGTTCAGTCATATCAAAAATTAA
- the LOC139900537 gene encoding uncharacterized protein: protein MYLLNKGVLYTNSFLGPHLRCLNPTQAESIIREVHEGMCAMHSGHKTVASKIMRLGYYWPSMYRDASEVIRKCIKARLALCRKGWINELPNVLWEHRTTPKGETNETPFSLVYGSEAVIPTEINVPTMRIVSFDESSNSEELRENINLVEERREMAPIKEAINKQRIANYYNKCVKPLSFQLDDLVWRMNEASRVEDTGKLGPKWEGPYKVIGVSDTGAYRLASLDGRAIKCTWHAQTLKRCYI from the exons ATGTATTTGCTAAACAAAGGAGTACTATATACAAATTCTTTCTTGGGACCTCATTTACGATGTCTTAATCCAACTCAAGCAGAATCAATTATCCGAGAAGTGCATGAAGGGATGTGCGCTATGCATTCAGGACACAAAACGGTGGCATCCAAGATAATGCGGCTTGGATACTATTGGCCTTCAATGTATAGAGATGCCTCAGAAGTAATACGCAAAT GTATCAAAGCAAGACTTGCGCTGTGCCGAAAGGGATGGATAAATGAACTACCAAATGTGTTATGGGAACACCGCACAACCCCAAAGGGCGAAACTAATGAAACACCTTTCAGCTTGGTGTACGGGTCCGAGGCAGTAATACCCACGGAAATAAATGTGCCAACAATGCGCATAGTttccttcgatgaaagtagcaaTAGCGAAGAACTGCGTGAAAATATAAATTTGGTTGAAGAGCGCAGGGAAATGGCGCCaataaaagaagcaatcaacaagcAAAGAATCGCAAACTACTATAATAAATGCGTAAAACCATTATCTTTCCAGTTGGATGATTTGGTGTGGCGAATGAATGAAGCAAGCAGAGTAGAAGACACAGGTAAACTTGGACCCAAATGGGAAGGGCCATACAAGGTTATTGGTGTAAGCGATACAGGGGCATATCGGTTAGCAAGTTTAGATGGAAGAGCAATAAAATGCACCTGGCATGCACAAACACTCAAACGGTGCTACATATGA